In Kryptolebias marmoratus isolate JLee-2015 linkage group LG4, ASM164957v2, whole genome shotgun sequence, the following proteins share a genomic window:
- the spcs1 gene encoding signal peptidase complex subunit 1 produces the protein MHFSSTANMLSIFKSIPTHMDYKGQKLAEQIFQGIILISAVIGFIYGLIIQQFGWTVYIVMGGFAVSCVLTLPPWPMYRKSPLPWQPVIPESSGESPQKPQDGSKRKKHK, from the exons ATGCATTTTAGTTCAACTGCAAACATGTTGTCGATATTCAAATCCATCCCAACACATATG GATTATAAGGGCCAGAAGCTGGCTGAGCAGATTTTCCAAGGAATTATACTCATCTCTGCG GTGATAGGATTCATCTACGGCCTGATCATTCAGCAGTTCGGCTGGACCGTGTACATAGTAATGGGTGGTTTTGCTGTGTCTTGTGTG CTGACCCTGCCTCCGTGGCCCATGTACAGGAAGAGTCCTCTGCCGTGGCAGCCAGTCATACCAGAGAGCAGCGGAGAATCCCCTCAGAAACCTCAGGATGGCAGCAAAAGGAAGAAGCACAAATAA
- the glt8d1 gene encoding glycosyltransferase 8 domain-containing protein 1 yields MTLRKVNVVILILLAVAFLIIVQRNLLSLSDFLHKESPDPGMVLPFEAELSPDVRLDLERKGEEIPVLIPAAEDRLGAVIAAMNSVYQNSKANVVFTIVTLNDTVDHLRTWLSQTKLKNVKHKVIIFNPDLLDGKMPKDPRTAETSKPLTFARFYLPLFIPEAERAIYLDDDIIVQGDIQELYEANLKPGHAAAFSEDCDSASSKGFVRGAGHQDNYIGFLDFKKESIKKLGMRANTCSFNPGVIIANLTEWRKQNITQQLEHWMELNTREDLYSKTLAESVTTPPLLIVFYKRHSSIDPLWHVRHLGTMGAGNRYSPQFVNAAKLLHWNGHYKPWGRASSFSEVWDKWFIPDPTGRFYPVRRHSD; encoded by the exons ATGACACTGAGGAAAG TCAACGTGGTTATCCTCATACTGCTGGCTGTGGCCTTCCTAATTATAGTTCAACGAAACCTCCTCAGCCTCAGCGACTTCTTACACAAAGAAAGCCCAG ATCCTGGGATGGTCCTTCCCTTTGAGGCCGAGCTGTCTCCAGATGTCAGACTTGATCTggagaggaaaggagaggaGATCCCCGTTCTCATCCCCGCTGCAGAGGACAGACTCGGGGCCGTGATCGCTGCCATGAACAGCGTGTACCAGAACAGTAAAGCCAACGTGGTTTTCACTATCGTGACCCTGAACGACACAGTTGATCATCTAAG GACGTGGCTGAGTCAgacaaagctgaaaaatgtcaaacacaaaGTAATAATTTTTAACCCGGACCTTCTCGATGGGAAGATGCCAAAAGATCCTAGGACAGCGGAGACTTCAAAACCA ttgACGTTTGCCAGGTTTTATTTGCCTTTATTCATACCTGAGGCAGAGAGAGCGATCTACCTGGATGATGATATTATTGTCCAAG GAGACATTCAAGAGCTTTACGAAGCTAACCTCAAACCAGGACATGCAGCTGCCTTCTCTGAAGACTGTGACTCAGCATCCTCTAAGGGTTTTGTTCGAGGAGCCGGACACCAG gaCAACTATATAGGTTTCCTCGACTTTAAGAAGGAATCAATAAAGAAGCTGGGGATGAGGGCCAACACGTGCTCCTTTAACCCAGGGGTCATCATTGCAAACCTGACTgagtggaggaaacaaaacatcaccCAGCAGCTGGAGCACTGGATGGAGCTCAACACCCG AGAAGATCTGTACAGTAAAACACTTGCAGAAAGTGTCACCACTCCTCCACTTCTCATCGTCTTTTACAAACGTCACTCCTCCATCGACCCGTTGTGGCACGTCAGACACCTCG GCACGATGGGAGCTGGAAACCGGTATTCCCCGCAGTTTGTGAACGCAGCCAAACTCCTCCACTGGAACGGCCACTATAAGCCCTGGGGGAGAGCGTCCTCTTTTTCTGAAGTGTGGGACAAGTGGTTCATTCCTGACCCGACAGGAAGGTTCTATCCTGTGAGAAGACACTCGGACTAA